One window of the Populus nigra chromosome 4, ddPopNigr1.1, whole genome shotgun sequence genome contains the following:
- the LOC133692807 gene encoding protein TRACHEARY ELEMENT DIFFERENTIATION-RELATED 6-like yields the protein MAASNNLDFPYSPPPPSHSFQPPPSPPHVRPPPPHIRPPPPPLPPAPSPSNNTTVIVIVFVSFGGLIFLAFLAAALCFFIKKKKKKTVEETDIVHVHEHLKVKEAIVEGPHGPKAVVLEIVDDVHIGEEIKEEEKVGEGLHAKAIEGNAGTVDQLAPSSSGSNNHSRLEHKA from the coding sequence ATGGCCGCCTCCAATAATCTTGACTTCCCGTATTCCCCTCCACCACCAAGTCACTCTTTCCAGCCACCACCTTCACCTCCTCATGTACGTCCACCACCACCTCATATCCGTCCACCTCCACCACCTCTGCCGCCTGCACCATCACCAAGTAACAACACCACAGTAATAGTCATTGTCTTTGTCTCATTTGGTGGCCTTATATTCCTTGCATTCCTTGCTGCTGctctttgtttctttatcaagaagaaaaagaagaaaactgtTGAAGAAACCGATATTGTGCATGTTCATGAACATTTGAAGGTGAAAGAGGCCATAGTAGAAGGACCTCACGGGCCAAAAGCCGTGGTGCTAGAGATTGTTGATGACGTGCATATCGGTGAAGAAAttaaggaggaggagaaggttGGCGAAGGTTTGCATGCTAAGGCTATAGAGGGGAATGCTGGTACCGTTGATCAGCTGGCACCATCCTCTTCTGGTTCTAATAATCATTCCCGACTTGAACACAAGGCATAA
- the LOC133692200 gene encoding alcohol dehydrogenase — protein sequence MSSTAGKVIRCKAAVAWEAAKPLSIEEVEVAPPQANEVRLKILFTSLCHTDVYFWEAKGQTPLFPRIYGHEAGGIVESVGPGVTDLQPGDHVLPVFTGECGDCRHCKSEESNMCDLLRINTDRGVMLTDGKSRFSINGKPIYHFLGGSTFSEYTVCHIGTVAKINPAAPLDKVCILSCGISTGLGAALNVAKPKKGHTVAVFGLGAVGLAAAEGARLSGASRIIGVDLNPSRFKEAKKFGVTELINPKDHDKPVQQVIIEMTDGGVDRSIECTGNVQAMISAFECVHDGWGVAVLVGVPSKDDEFKTHPMNLLNERTLKGTFFGNYKPRTDLPGVVEKYMNKELEVEKFITHSIPFSEINKAFDYMLKGEGLRCIIRMEG from the exons ATGTCTAGCACAGCTGGAAAAGTCATTCGCTGCAAAG CCGCGGTGGCATGGGAAGCAGCGAAGCCACTGTCGATTGAAGAAGTGGAAGTGGCTCCACCACAGGCTAATGAAGTTCGCTTGAAGATCCTCTTTACCTCTTTATGCCACACCGATGTTTACTTTTGGGAAGCTAAG GGACAAACACCTTTGTTTCCACGCATATACGGTCATGAAGCTGGAGG AATTGTGGAGAGCGTAGGTCCTGGTGTGACTGATCTCCAGCCAGGTGACCATGTCCTACCAGTATTCACTGGGGAGTGTGGGGATTGCAGACACTGTAAATCAGAAGAGAGCAACATGTGTGATCTCCTCAGGATCAATACTGATAGGGGTGTTATGCTCACTGATGGAAAATCAAGGTTCTCTATTAACGGAAAGCCAATTTACCATTTTCTTGGCGGTTCCACTTTTAGTGAATACACTGTCTGCCATATTGGGACTGTTGCCAAGATCAACCCTGCTGCCCCTCTAGACAAAGTTTGTATTCTTAGCTGTGGAATATCAACAG GCCTCGGCGCAGCTTTGAATGTTGCAAAACCAAAGAAGGGCCACACTGTTGCGGTTTTTGGACTGGGTGCCGTTGGTCTCGCT GCTGCTGAGGGAGCCAGGTTATCAGGGGCTTCGAGGATTATTGGTGTTGATTTGAACCCCAGCAGATTCAAAGAAG CAAAGAAGTTTGGTGTTACCGAGTTAATAAACCCAAAAGATCATGACAAGCCAGTTCAACAG GTTATTATCGAGATGACTGATGGAGGAGTTGATCGGAGTATTGAGTGCACAGGAAATGTCCAAGCCATGATCTCAGCATTTGAATGTGTTCATGAC GGTTGGGGTGTTGCAGTGCTTGTTGGTGTCCCGAGCAAAGATGATGAATTCAAGACCCACCCAATGAATCTGTTAAATGAGAGGACCCTTAAAGGGACCTTCTTTGGCAACTACAAGCCTCGCACTGATCTTCCTGGCGTGgtggaaaaatatatgaataag gagCTGGAAGTGGAGAAATTCATCACTCACTCTATTCCCTTCTCGGAGATTAATAAAGCATTTGATTACATGCTGAAAGGAGAGGGTCTGAGGTGCATTATTCGCATGGAGGGCTAG
- the LOC133691557 gene encoding auxin efflux carrier component 6 has product MITAGDFYKVMCAMVPLYFAMLVAYGSVKRYKIFTPEQCSGINRFVAVFAVPVLSFHFIAQNNPYQMDTRFIMADTLSKVLVLVLLSAWVVFFNGGLDWLITLFSIATLPNTLVMGIPLLKAMYGDFTQSLMVQVVVLQCIIWYTLLLFLFEYRAATLLIRTQFPGPKAASISKIELDNDVISLDGRDPLRTESETDGNGLLRVRIRRSTSSAPDSALSSSICLTPRPSNLSNAEVFSVSTPAPLQEHHGYNGRFGHGPNNEIMLCNGDLGFGYHRSGTSPRLSGYASSDAYSLQPTPRTSNFNEWDLTNATNTPFWVRSPVSGKISRHPSPAVPELRLVWGESPVMCPNGGGKEIAEKEISFRDSCKMPAPEETNSKEAVTSQEMPHAIVMLRLILVVVGRKLSRNPNTYSSVLGLLWSLVSFKWNVGMPSLVKYSIKIISDAGLGMTMFSLGLFMALQPRIIVCGKKRATMAMAIRFICGPVVMSTASLAVGMRGERLRAAIVQAALSQGIVPFVFAREYGLHPDIMSTGVIFGMLVSLPVTLLYYIFIGL; this is encoded by the exons ATGATAACAGCAGGCGATTTCTACAAGGTCATGTGTGCGATGGTGCCTCTGTATTTTGCAATGCTGGTTGCGTATGGGTCAGTTAAACGGTACAAGATATTCACACCGGAGCAGTGCTCAGGGATCAACAGATTTGTTGCTGTTTTTGCAGTCCCGGTGCTATCTTTCCACTTCATAGCTCAAAACAATCCATACCAGATGGACACCAGGTTCATAATGGCCGATACCCTTTCGAAAGTCTTAGTCCTTGTTCTGCTGTCAGCATGGGTTGTTTTCTTCAATGGAGGATTGGACTGGCTCATCACTCTCTTCTCAATTGCTACCTTGCCTAACACACTTGTCATGGGCATTCCTTTGCTCAAGGCCATGTATGGAGATTTCACCCAGAGCCTCATGGTGCAAGTGGTTGTTCTCCAATGTATCATATG GTACACGCTTTTGCTCTTCCTCTTTGAATACAGGGCTGCAACCCTCCTGATCAGAACCCAATTCCCTGGCCCCAAAGCAGCCTCCATTTCCAAAATCGAACTCGACAATGATGTCATCTCCCTCGACGGCAGGGATCCACTTCGCACAGAATCTGAAACGGACGGAAACGGACTCCTTCGCGTCCGCATCAGAAGGTCCACGTCATCGGCTCCCGACTCTGCTCTATCATCCTCCATATGCCTTACTCCTAGACCCTCAAACCTCTCCAACGCCGAAGTTTTCTCGGTCAGCACTCCTGCCCCATTGCAAGAACACCATGGTTATAATGGTCGTTTCGGTCATGGACCCAACAATGAGATAATGCTTTGTAATGGTGACTTGGGATTTGGATATCATCGGTCTGGAACGAGTCCGAGGTTGTCAGGATACGCGTCGTCAGATGCTTACTCACTTCAACCCACGCCACGGACTTCCAATTTTAATGAATGGGACTTGACAAATGCAACCAACACACCTTTCTGGGTCCGATCTCCAGTCTCCGGTAAAATATCCCGGCATCCATCTCCAGCGGTTCCTGAGCTCAGGCTAGTATGGGGCGAGTCACCGGTAATGTGTCCAAATGGCGGCGGCAAAGAGATTGCAG AAAAAGAAATCAGCTTCAGAGACAGTTGTAAAATGCCAGCACCAGAGGAAACAAATTCGAAGGAAGCAGTGACCAGCCAAGAAATGCCACATGCCATTGTCATGCTAAGACTTATACTTGTTGTTGTAGGGAGGAAGCTCTCTCGCAATCCCAACACATATTCAAGTGTTTTGGGGCTTCTTTGGTCTTTGGTCTCTTTCAA ATGGAATGTGGGAATGCCCAGCTTGgtgaaatattcaataaaaataatttcagatGCAGGTCTTGGGATGACTATGTTCAGTTTAG GGTTGTTCATGGCTCTTCAGCCTCGGATTATTGTCTGTGGCAAGAAGAGGGCGACCATGGCAATGGCAATCCGATTCATATGTGGACCCGTCGTAATGTCAACCGCCTCGCTTGCTGTTGGAATGAGAGGGGAACGGCTCCGTGCAGCCATAGTGCAG GCAGCTCTCTCACAAGGGATTGTGCCATTTGTCTTTGCAAGAGAATATGGGTTGCATCCTGATATCATGAGCACAGG GGTGATTTTCGGCATGCTAGTTTCCTTACCGGTAACCCTCCTCTACTATATATTTATAGGGCTGTGA